One window from the genome of uncultured Tateyamaria sp. encodes:
- a CDS encoding SDR family oxidoreductase → MDLGLAGKRAVVCASSKGLGLGCAEALAAAGVHLVMNARGAEALEASASAIRAAYGVEVQTVAADVTTADGQAALIAAAGDADILVNNAGGPPPGMWHDWDRDDFIAALDANMLAPIALIKALVPGMMDRGWGRVVNITSQSVKAPIPVLGLSNSARAGLTGYVAGTSRQVAGKGVTINNLLPGIHATDRADALDGGVVKAKGITLEEARAERAATIPAGRYGTREEFGAACAFLCSQHAGFIVGQNLLLDGGATVATI, encoded by the coding sequence ATGGATCTGGGACTTGCAGGCAAGCGGGCGGTCGTATGCGCGTCGTCCAAGGGGTTGGGCCTGGGCTGTGCCGAGGCACTGGCCGCCGCCGGTGTGCATTTGGTGATGAACGCACGTGGGGCGGAGGCGCTTGAGGCATCCGCCAGCGCCATCAGGGCCGCCTACGGGGTCGAGGTGCAGACCGTTGCCGCCGACGTGACCACCGCAGACGGGCAGGCCGCACTGATCGCGGCGGCGGGGGATGCCGACATTCTGGTCAACAACGCCGGTGGGCCGCCCCCGGGCATGTGGCACGACTGGGACCGCGATGATTTCATCGCCGCACTGGATGCCAACATGCTGGCCCCCATCGCGCTGATCAAGGCGCTGGTGCCGGGCATGATGGATCGCGGCTGGGGCCGCGTGGTCAACATCACCTCGCAATCGGTGAAGGCGCCCATTCCCGTGCTGGGTCTGTCCAATTCGGCCCGTGCGGGCCTGACCGGTTATGTGGCCGGCACCTCGCGCCAGGTGGCCGGCAAGGGCGTGACCATCAACAACCTTTTGCCTGGCATTCACGCCACCGATCGCGCCGATGCGCTGGATGGCGGTGTCGTGAAGGCCAAGGGCATCACGCTGGAGGAGGCGCGGGCCGAACGTGCCGCAACCATTCCGGCGGGCCGCTATGGCACGCGCGAAGAGTTTGGCGCGGCCTGTGCGTTCCTGTGTTCGCAGCATGCGGGCTTTATCGTGGGGCAGAACCTGCTGCTGGACGGTGGGGCGACGGTGGCCACGATCTGA
- a CDS encoding Hint domain-containing protein: MTDTAQAHAQSMPVYRADRFVVSEGANLGDALSHADDMMLDDVYSLMPGAQPERLSLGAGPADRLTVAMGSACGVPGADIHLDCALTLMSPDGQITDAIVLVEVDGDGHIADIYLLPMAALTPRTPYALVGIDRDEARTKFAHLACARFTRGTHITLASGAQKPIEALEAGDRVLTRNDGVQEVRWVGQSTVRATGDFAPIRIRAGTLNNDRDLIVSPDHRLFIYQRQDRLGAGRSELLVKARHLVNGDSVTVQDGGFVDYFELLFDTHQIIYAEGIAAESMRIDTRTKPVVPDEVSARLTEHTDAGLSGLDVTETLLDRPDAAELLRRASTR; encoded by the coding sequence ATGACCGACACCGCCCAAGCCCACGCCCAAAGCATGCCCGTCTACCGGGCGGACCGCTTTGTCGTGAGCGAAGGGGCAAATCTGGGCGATGCGCTGTCCCATGCCGATGACATGATGCTGGACGACGTCTACAGCCTGATGCCGGGGGCACAGCCCGAACGCCTGTCGCTGGGCGCAGGGCCCGCCGATCGCCTGACCGTCGCCATGGGCAGCGCCTGCGGCGTGCCGGGTGCGGACATCCACCTTGATTGTGCGCTGACGCTGATGTCGCCGGACGGGCAAATCACCGACGCCATCGTCCTGGTCGAAGTCGACGGCGACGGCCATATCGCGGATATCTACCTTTTGCCCATGGCCGCCCTCACGCCGCGCACGCCCTATGCGCTGGTCGGCATCGACCGGGACGAGGCGCGCACCAAATTCGCCCACCTGGCCTGCGCCCGCTTTACGCGGGGCACCCATATCACGCTTGCATCCGGCGCCCAGAAACCGATCGAAGCGCTTGAGGCCGGAGACAGGGTCCTGACCCGCAATGACGGCGTACAGGAGGTGCGCTGGGTCGGTCAGTCCACGGTGCGGGCAACGGGCGATTTCGCCCCGATCCGCATCCGTGCCGGCACGCTCAACAACGATCGGGACCTGATCGTATCGCCCGATCACCGGCTCTTCATCTATCAGCGCCAGGACCGCCTTGGCGCTGGCCGGTCCGAATTGCTGGTCAAGGCGCGGCACCTTGTGAACGGCGACAGCGTCACGGTGCAGGATGGCGGGTTCGTCGACTATTTCGAACTGCTGTTTGACACCCACCAGATCATCTATGCCGAAGGGATCGCCGCGGAATCCATGCGGATCGATACGCGCACCAAACCGGTGGTGCCGGACGAGGTGTCGGCGCGCCTGACGGAACATACCGATGCGGGCCTGTCGGGGCTTGATGTCACGGAAACCCTTCTGGACCGGCCCGATGCGGCGGAACTGCTGCGCCGCGCCTCGACGCGTTGA
- a CDS encoding universal stress protein, with protein sequence MTTLTSVLVATDLSARSDRAVRRAAQIARDHGARLRVMTVLDDAMPADLIAMVHDRTQSTIAHFVASACDGVDVTVDVQPGDPTTAIVQACTADVDLLVMGTHRARAILDAIRETTMQRIARLTATPVLLVTDRADHPYAKVVAACDFSPASSAALRLAHLIAPAAHITPVHTLHIPYAGRLSHSTAAADAIEASFRHEAESAARTWLERETLPTQHMADLEIIPGSPMQILHGKVDHAGVDLITVGAHGRVGAARSLLGSLATDLMRDPPCDVLIARP encoded by the coding sequence ATGACCACGCTGACCTCTGTCCTTGTCGCAACCGACCTGTCCGCCCGGTCTGACCGGGCCGTGCGCCGCGCCGCCCAGATCGCGCGGGACCATGGCGCCCGCTTGCGGGTGATGACCGTGCTGGACGATGCCATGCCTGCGGACCTGATCGCCATGGTGCATGACAGGACGCAATCGACCATCGCACATTTCGTGGCGTCAGCCTGCGATGGGGTGGATGTCACCGTGGATGTGCAGCCCGGCGATCCGACAACCGCCATCGTGCAGGCCTGCACGGCGGATGTGGATCTGCTGGTGATGGGCACCCACAGGGCACGCGCGATCCTGGATGCGATCCGGGAAACGACGATGCAGCGGATCGCAAGACTGACCGCCACACCCGTCCTGCTGGTCACGGATCGGGCGGATCATCCCTACGCCAAGGTGGTCGCCGCCTGTGATTTCTCTCCGGCCAGCAGCGCAGCATTGCGCCTGGCCCATCTGATCGCGCCTGCGGCCCACATCACGCCTGTGCATACGCTGCACATCCCCTATGCCGGGCGGCTGTCGCACAGCACCGCCGCGGCCGACGCGATCGAGGCCAGCTTTCGCCACGAGGCCGAAAGCGCCGCACGAACATGGTTGGAGCGGGAGACGTTGCCGACGCAGCACATGGCCGACCTCGAAATCATACCCGGATCGCCCATGCAGATCCTCCATGGAAAGGTCGATCATGCCGGCGTCGACCTGATCACGGTCGGCGCCCATGGTCGTGTGGGCGCCGCTCGCAGCCTGTTGGGATCACTTGCCACGGACCTGATGCGCGATCCGCCCTGTGACGTGCTGATCGCGCGGCCCTGA
- a CDS encoding nuclear transport factor 2 family protein: MTLQEIADKLVDGCRTNTAVGNLETLYAADAVSVEAMDNGMGREAQGIPAIRGKHEWWESTFEMLDGSISDPMMHPDDRFAVIFELKAKNKETGEVTDMKEVALYTVAGGKIVREEFFYPL, encoded by the coding sequence ATGACATTGCAAGAGATCGCCGACAAGCTGGTCGACGGCTGCCGTACGAACACTGCCGTCGGCAACCTGGAGACACTGTACGCGGCAGATGCCGTTTCCGTCGAAGCCATGGACAATGGCATGGGGCGCGAAGCGCAGGGCATTCCCGCCATTCGTGGCAAGCATGAGTGGTGGGAGTCCACATTCGAAATGCTGGATGGGTCAATCTCTGACCCGATGATGCACCCCGACGACCGGTTCGCCGTGATTTTTGAACTGAAGGCGAAGAACAAGGAAACCGGCGAGGTCACCGACATGAAGGAAGTGGCGCTGTACACCGTTGCAGGTGGCAAGATCGTGCGGGAAGAATTCTTCTATCCGCTGTGA
- a CDS encoding peptide chain release factor 3, protein MLDNRPELPPEIARRRTFAIISHPDAGKTTLTEKFLLFGGAIQMAGQVRAKGEARRTRSDFMAMEKDRGISVSASAMSFDFTNKSNTFRFNLVDTPGHSDFSEDTYRTLTAVDAAIMVIDGAKGVESQTQKLFEVCRLRDLPILTFCNKMDRESRDVFEIIDEIQENLAIDVTPASWPIGMGRDFLGCYDILRDRLELMDRADRNKVAESIEINGLDDPKLAEHVPEAQLTQLREELEMARELLPPLDPDAMLQGTLTPIWFGSAINSFGVKELMDGIATYGPEPQVQTAEPRQILPEESKVSGFVFKVQANMDPKHRDRVAFLRMASGHFKRGMKLTHVRSKKPMAISNPVMFLASDRELAEEAWAGDIIGIPNHGQLRIGDTLTEGEALRVTGIPSFAPELLQGVRAGDPLKAKHLEKALMQFAEEGAAKVFKPAIGSGFVVGVVGALQFEVLASRIELEYGLPVRFEQSQFTSARWVSGDRQAVDKFSESNKQHISHDHDGDIVYLTRLQWDIDRVTRDYPDVTLSATKEMMV, encoded by the coding sequence ATGCTAGACAATCGTCCTGAATTGCCCCCCGAAATCGCCCGCCGCCGGACCTTCGCGATCATCTCGCACCCCGACGCGGGCAAGACGACATTGACCGAGAAATTCCTGCTGTTCGGCGGGGCCATCCAGATGGCCGGTCAGGTCCGTGCCAAGGGCGAGGCGCGGCGCACGCGCTCGGACTTCATGGCGATGGAGAAAGACCGGGGCATCTCTGTGTCCGCCTCGGCGATGTCGTTCGATTTTACCAACAAATCCAACACGTTCCGCTTTAATCTGGTGGACACGCCCGGCCACTCCGACTTCTCCGAAGATACCTACCGGACACTCACTGCGGTGGACGCCGCCATCATGGTCATTGACGGCGCCAAAGGCGTTGAAAGCCAAACACAGAAGCTGTTCGAGGTGTGCCGCCTGCGCGATCTGCCGATCCTGACATTCTGCAACAAGATGGACCGCGAAAGCCGTGACGTCTTTGAGATCATTGACGAAATCCAGGAAAACCTGGCAATCGACGTGACCCCTGCCAGTTGGCCCATCGGCATGGGCCGCGATTTCCTGGGCTGCTATGACATCCTGCGCGACCGGCTGGAACTGATGGACCGGGCCGACCGGAACAAGGTCGCGGAAAGCATTGAAATCAACGGTCTGGACGATCCAAAGCTGGCTGAACACGTGCCCGAGGCGCAGTTGACCCAACTGCGCGAAGAGCTTGAAATGGCGCGCGAATTGTTGCCCCCGCTGGACCCCGATGCGATGCTGCAGGGCACGCTGACGCCCATCTGGTTCGGTTCTGCCATCAACTCATTTGGTGTCAAGGAACTGATGGACGGCATCGCCACATACGGGCCAGAGCCACAGGTCCAGACCGCGGAGCCACGGCAGATTTTGCCAGAGGAATCAAAGGTATCCGGCTTTGTCTTCAAGGTGCAGGCGAATATGGATCCCAAGCACCGCGACCGCGTGGCATTCCTGCGCATGGCGTCGGGGCACTTCAAACGCGGGATGAAACTGACCCATGTGCGGTCCAAGAAACCCATGGCCATCTCGAACCCGGTGATGTTCCTCGCCTCAGACCGCGAACTCGCGGAAGAGGCCTGGGCCGGCGACATCATCGGCATCCCCAACCACGGCCAACTGCGCATTGGCGACACGTTAACCGAAGGTGAAGCTTTGCGTGTTACAGGAATTCCCAGCTTTGCGCCCGAACTCTTGCAAGGCGTCCGCGCCGGTGATCCGCTGAAGGCAAAGCATCTGGAAAAGGCGCTGATGCAATTTGCCGAGGAAGGGGCCGCCAAGGTGTTCAAACCCGCCATCGGCTCGGGCTTTGTCGTCGGTGTCGTGGGCGCGCTGCAATTCGAAGTGCTGGCAAGCCGGATCGAGCTGGAATACGGCCTGCCCGTGCGGTTCGAGCAGTCGCAATTCACCTCCGCCCGCTGGGTGAGCGGCGACCGCCAAGCCGTTGACAAGTTTTCAGAATCCAACAAGCAGCATATCAGCCACGACCATGATGGCGACATCGTCTACCTCACGCGCTTGCAATGGGACATCGACCGGGTGACGCGCGACTATCCCGACGTGACGCTCAGCGCGACCAAGGAAATGATGGTCTGA
- a CDS encoding glycosyltransferase family 2 protein produces MARGPILSVPQPVQTNPDQLRWGIVTTVKAPLRKVAEFVAYHLDLGADRIHVHLDTPSPTIAQRLAHPKVRYTQCDDAYWHGKSNRARSTHQMRQVFNATRMYRMIKLDWLAHIDVDEFILTREPLRNLLAGVDPNCTHVAMQPVEMMKSPPGLHHFKRYATVDERAVVYPRFGPLIRGGFIGTGSPKVIARRGLPDIRFGIHALRLRGDIVRGAGTLPGVELGHAHAPDFDTFERHMTYRLAHGSYQDRKGQPNPRGHLIRALIEDPDPDALRAFHSEMCVPTPARLDLLAAHDMLRTERLDLDAKVARYFGKLED; encoded by the coding sequence ATGGCGCGCGGGCCAATTCTTTCTGTCCCGCAGCCGGTCCAGACGAACCCGGATCAGTTGCGCTGGGGCATCGTGACCACGGTCAAGGCCCCCTTGCGTAAAGTGGCCGAATTTGTGGCCTACCACCTTGATCTGGGCGCCGATCGCATCCACGTTCACCTGGACACGCCAAGTCCAACCATCGCACAGCGGCTCGCGCATCCAAAAGTGCGCTACACGCAATGCGATGATGCGTATTGGCACGGCAAGTCCAACCGCGCGCGCTCCACCCACCAGATGCGCCAGGTCTTCAACGCAACACGCATGTATCGCATGATCAAGCTGGATTGGCTGGCGCATATCGACGTAGACGAATTCATCCTGACGCGAGAGCCGTTGCGGAACCTGCTGGCTGGCGTGGATCCAAACTGTACGCATGTCGCGATGCAACCCGTTGAAATGATGAAAAGCCCACCCGGATTGCATCACTTCAAACGATACGCCACTGTAGACGAACGTGCGGTGGTGTACCCGCGGTTCGGCCCCCTGATCCGCGGCGGATTCATCGGCACCGGCAGTCCCAAGGTCATCGCGCGCCGGGGCCTGCCCGACATCCGTTTCGGCATCCATGCGCTGCGCTTGCGGGGTGACATCGTGCGCGGGGCCGGCACGTTGCCGGGGGTCGAGTTGGGGCACGCCCATGCCCCGGATTTCGACACCTTTGAACGGCATATGACCTACCGCCTCGCACACGGCAGCTATCAGGATCGCAAAGGCCAGCCAAACCCCAGGGGTCACCTGATCCGCGCCCTGATAGAGGACCCGGACCCCGACGCCCTACGTGCCTTCCATTCCGAGATGTGCGTGCCCACGCCCGCGCGGCTTGACCTTCTGGCCGCCCATGACATGCTGCGAACCGAACGGTTGGACCTTGATGCCAAGGTCGCCCGCTATTTCGGCAAATTGGAGGACTGA
- a CDS encoding glycosyltransferase family 2 protein, with translation MATWGLSTTILAPTPDILRFAAHHLDQGAHRLYIYLDDANDTAFKLLKAHPKVRVQICDDDHWRKLGGTRPVKHQARQTMNATHAYGRKAEVDWLIHMDVDEFLVPDRPLAQVLADLPAATSSARVRPMELLGGSDTAFKAFLPARGDRQKTVNAIYPQFGPYLKGGFLSHVAGKLFVRTGLPDMEVRIHNAFQKGQMLPDAAELTDVALAHCHAKSWEAWRSAYAYRLAKGSYRADLKPATKPEHGGLSLHDLFRWIEAEQGEAGLRAFYDEVIGDSPDMRTRLRAHNALREVDFSYDAALARHFPDAAV, from the coding sequence TTGGCCACCTGGGGACTGTCCACAACCATCCTGGCACCGACACCCGACATCCTGCGCTTTGCGGCCCATCACCTCGACCAGGGCGCGCACCGGCTTTACATCTACCTGGACGATGCCAACGACACCGCCTTCAAACTGTTGAAGGCACATCCCAAAGTGCGCGTACAGATCTGCGACGATGACCACTGGCGCAAGCTGGGCGGCACGCGCCCGGTCAAGCATCAGGCACGCCAGACCATGAACGCCACCCACGCCTACGGGCGCAAAGCCGAGGTGGATTGGCTGATCCACATGGATGTGGACGAATTCCTGGTCCCCGACCGCCCCCTGGCTCAGGTGCTGGCTGATCTGCCCGCTGCAACCTCTTCGGCGCGCGTGCGTCCGATGGAACTGCTGGGCGGCTCAGACACCGCGTTCAAGGCATTTCTGCCGGCGCGCGGGGACCGCCAGAAAACCGTCAACGCGATCTACCCGCAGTTCGGCCCATACCTGAAAGGCGGGTTCCTCAGCCATGTTGCGGGCAAGCTGTTCGTGCGCACGGGTCTGCCCGACATGGAAGTGCGCATTCACAACGCCTTTCAGAAGGGGCAGATGCTGCCGGACGCGGCCGAATTGACCGACGTGGCGCTGGCCCATTGCCACGCCAAGTCGTGGGAGGCCTGGCGCAGCGCCTACGCCTACCGCCTTGCCAAGGGGTCATACCGGGCCGATTTGAAGCCAGCCACAAAACCCGAACATGGCGGCCTGTCCCTGCATGATCTTTTCCGCTGGATCGAGGCCGAACAGGGCGAGGCGGGATTGCGCGCCTTTTATGACGAGGTGATTGGCGACAGCCCGGACATGCGGACCCGATTGCGCGCGCACAACGCGCTGCGCGAGGTGGATTTTTCATATGACGCCGCGTTGGCACGCCACTTCCCCGACGCCGCTGTTTGA
- a CDS encoding DEAD/DEAH box helicase → MTKFSDLNLNPKVLKAIAEAGYETPTPIQAGAIPAALDGRDVLGIAQTGTGKTASFTLPLITQLARGRARARMPRSLVLCPTRELAAQVAENFDTYAKHVKLTKALLIGGVSFKEQDILIDKGVDVLIATPGRLLDHFERGKLILNDVKVMVVDEADRMLDMGFIPDIERIFGLTPFTRQTLFFSATMAPEIERITNTFLSNPERIEVARQATASETITQGVVMFKGSRRDREASEKRKVLRGLIDAEGEKLTNAIIFCNRKTDVDIVAKSLKKYKYDAAPIHGDLDQSQRTRTLDGFRNGELRILVASDVAARGLDVPSVSHVFNFDVPGHPEDYVHRIGRTGRAGREGKAITICIPRDEKQLDAVEKLIQREISRLDNPVAASTPEATDKPEAEEKPKSTRSRSTRSKSEPKSDAPAEKVTEAKSEAPREEAAPKSRSRSSSSSRSRSSSRDDRGGNKVVGLGDHTPSFIGLSFEERMAS, encoded by the coding sequence ATGACAAAATTCTCTGATCTGAACCTGAATCCCAAGGTCCTGAAAGCCATCGCCGAAGCGGGCTATGAAACACCCACGCCCATTCAGGCGGGCGCGATTCCAGCGGCCCTTGATGGGCGCGACGTTTTGGGCATCGCCCAGACCGGCACCGGCAAAACAGCCAGCTTCACCCTACCCCTGATCACACAGCTTGCCCGTGGACGGGCCCGCGCACGTATGCCGCGCAGCCTGGTGCTGTGCCCCACGCGCGAACTGGCCGCACAGGTGGCAGAAAATTTCGACACCTACGCCAAGCATGTGAAACTGACCAAGGCGCTGCTGATCGGCGGCGTCAGCTTCAAGGAACAGGACATCCTGATCGACAAGGGCGTCGACGTTCTGATCGCCACGCCCGGCCGCCTTCTGGACCATTTCGAACGCGGCAAGCTGATCCTGAACGACGTGAAAGTCATGGTCGTGGACGAAGCGGACCGGATGCTCGACATGGGGTTCATCCCCGACATCGAACGCATCTTCGGCCTAACACCCTTCACGCGCCAGACGCTGTTCTTCTCTGCCACCATGGCGCCCGAGATCGAGCGGATCACCAATACGTTCCTGTCGAATCCGGAACGGATCGAAGTTGCCCGTCAGGCCACCGCGTCCGAGACGATCACCCAAGGTGTGGTCATGTTCAAAGGCTCGCGCCGTGACCGGGAGGCGTCGGAAAAGCGCAAGGTTCTGCGCGGCCTGATCGATGCCGAGGGCGAAAAGCTGACCAACGCGATCATCTTCTGCAACCGCAAGACGGATGTGGACATCGTCGCCAAGTCTTTGAAAAAGTACAAATATGATGCGGCTCCGATCCACGGCGACCTGGACCAGTCGCAACGCACACGCACGCTTGATGGGTTTCGCAATGGCGAGTTGCGGATCCTTGTCGCCTCTGACGTGGCCGCCCGCGGGCTGGACGTGCCGTCGGTCAGCCACGTGTTCAACTTCGACGTTCCAGGCCACCCCGAGGACTATGTGCACCGCATCGGCCGGACGGGCCGCGCGGGCCGCGAGGGCAAGGCGATCACCATCTGTATCCCACGCGATGAAAAGCAGTTGGACGCGGTAGAGAAACTGATCCAGAGGGAAATCTCGCGCCTCGATAACCCGGTTGCAGCATCGACGCCCGAGGCAACGGATAAGCCCGAGGCAGAAGAAAAACCCAAGTCCACGCGCAGCCGCTCGACCCGGTCCAAATCGGAACCAAAGTCCGACGCGCCGGCGGAGAAGGTAACCGAGGCCAAATCCGAAGCACCACGTGAAGAGGCAGCGCCCAAGTCGCGCAGCCGCTCGTCCTCCTCCAGCCGCAGCCGCTCGTCGTCCCGCGATGATCGCGGCGGCAACAAGGTGGTCGGGCTGGGCGATCACACGCCCAGCTTCATCGGTCTGAGTTTCGAAGAGCGTATGGCGAGCTGA